In one window of Opitutus sp. GAS368 DNA:
- the hisS gene encoding histidine--tRNA ligase, translating into MAGFQSLPGFRDFYPEDFSRRQHIFRTWRQAAVSFGFQEYDAPVLEPLELYKTKSGDEIEAQLFSFKDKGDREVSLRPEMTPTVCRMVGEKAGALKRPIKWFSIAEFYRYERAQKGRLRAFHQFNADIFGEAGPEAEIELIALLIQCLAGFGLTKDDFYVRLSDRDLWFFYLEALGFTDAQARSVLTAIDRYEKAGDDAFKVYTEAHGAMSADKKEKILAFLQVKSVDALERTITQTIPGETVKESLKAGDFSAQVADVTAKALPLAMRLLDWKKVLARLEAMGLKDFVQVDLSVVRGLAYYTGFVFEAFDRKGDLRALAGGGRYNDLIKKLGYADLPAVGFAIGDVTTSLLIEQRGLAPAHGTAPQVYVVMGGEAERKAAFADIQALRAAGFRVEYPFKDLAFGKQFKAASESGAKIALIYGGDELAKGVVKLRDLADRAEREIPRGRVVALVRELLTGH; encoded by the coding sequence ATGGCCGGCTTCCAGTCGCTTCCGGGCTTCCGGGATTTCTATCCGGAGGATTTTTCCCGCCGTCAGCACATCTTCCGCACCTGGCGGCAGGCGGCGGTCAGTTTTGGCTTTCAGGAATACGACGCCCCGGTCCTCGAGCCGCTGGAACTCTACAAGACCAAGTCGGGCGACGAGATCGAGGCACAGCTGTTCAGCTTCAAGGACAAAGGTGACCGCGAGGTATCCTTGCGGCCCGAGATGACCCCCACGGTCTGCCGGATGGTCGGCGAGAAGGCCGGCGCCCTGAAGCGGCCGATCAAATGGTTCAGCATCGCCGAGTTTTACCGCTATGAGCGTGCCCAGAAGGGCCGGTTGCGCGCCTTCCACCAGTTCAACGCCGACATCTTTGGCGAAGCCGGCCCGGAGGCCGAGATCGAGCTCATCGCCCTGCTCATCCAGTGCCTCGCCGGCTTCGGCCTGACCAAGGACGACTTCTACGTCCGACTGAGCGATCGCGACTTGTGGTTTTTCTATTTGGAGGCGCTGGGCTTCACCGATGCCCAGGCGCGCAGCGTCCTGACGGCCATCGACCGCTACGAGAAGGCTGGTGACGACGCCTTTAAGGTCTACACCGAGGCGCACGGTGCTATGTCCGCCGACAAAAAGGAAAAGATACTAGCTTTTCTTCAGGTGAAGTCAGTTGATGCACTTGAACGAACGATAACGCAGACAATACCCGGTGAAACCGTAAAGGAATCACTCAAGGCTGGTGATTTTTCTGCGCAGGTGGCGGACGTCACAGCTAAAGCACTTCCTCTTGCCATGCGCTTACTCGATTGGAAGAAGGTGCTGGCTAGGCTTGAGGCCATGGGGCTAAAGGATTTTGTTCAAGTCGATCTCAGTGTGGTTCGTGGGCTGGCCTACTACACGGGTTTCGTCTTCGAAGCTTTTGACCGGAAGGGCGACCTGCGCGCGCTGGCCGGTGGTGGCCGCTACAACGATCTCATCAAGAAACTCGGCTATGCCGATCTGCCGGCGGTGGGTTTCGCCATCGGCGATGTGACCACCAGCCTGCTGATCGAGCAGCGCGGGCTGGCCCCGGCCCACGGGACTGCGCCCCAAGTCTACGTCGTCATGGGCGGCGAGGCGGAGCGGAAGGCGGCCTTTGCCGACATCCAGGCGCTGCGCGCGGCCGGCTTCAGGGTCGAGTATCCCTTCAAGGACCTGGCGTTCGGGAAGCAGTTCAAGGCGGCCTCCGAGTCCGGGGCGAAGATCGCGCTCATCTACGGCGGCGACGAGTTGGCCAAGGGCGTCGTGAAACTGCGCGACCTGGCCGACCGGGCCGAGCGCGAGATCCCGCGCGGCCGGGTGGTGGCGCTGGTGCGCGAGCTGCTCACGGGGCACTGA